GTCTAATACAGAAAAAAAAATAAAAGCAATGATCAAATTAGGAGTTCCATACACTTTGGAATATATAAAGAATGTGAATCAAGATATGGATCGTCAAGCAAATAAAATTGTGTCTGATATTTATAATGAGTATCCAAATATAAAAATAGAAATTGATCAACAAAAAAAAGTAGAAAAAGAAAAATTTGTTTCTTTAGAAAAAAGAGAAATTATAGCTATCATTGCTTATTTACAGAGACTGGGGACAGATATTAAATCTTAGAAAAAACATGATAAGTTTTTTTAAAAAATATTTTACAGAAGAAAAAAATGTGGGAATTTTTCAATCTATTATGTTAATTTTATTTTTGTTAGTTTTCTTTTTTATTTTATTTTTTGTGTTTTCAAAGCCTAAAAAATATTATGAAGAAATAAGCTTGATTCCTTTAGAAGGAGAAAAAAAAAGAAAAGGGTATGAGATCTAGAGTTCCTTCTTTTATTATGATTCCTTCTTTTTTATCTGTTATAATATTTATGTTCTATGTCTTTTTTAGAAGCTATAATCATATATCGTATTTAGTACATCCTATTACTATCTTTTTTTTGATTATAACTACGATATTATTATGGATTTTAGAATTTATTAATAATTTGATTTTTCGAAAAAAATTACAGTCTCTTGCAGAAGAAGAAAAGAGGAAAATTTTTGAAGAAAACGAAGGGAATTATTTTTATAGACTTTATAAATTTATATTTCATGATCCTAAAAAAATGAATGATGGAGTTAAAAAAATAGATCATGGATTCGATGGAATTATAGAGTTAGATAATCAATTACCAATGTGGTGGGTCCATCTTTTTTATCTAACAATTGTTTTTTCCGCAATTTATTTTTTTGCTTATTTAACAATAGATTTCTCTAATTCTTATAAGGAATATGAGATATCTTATAAGAATCAGTTGAAAGAAATAGAAATTTTTGAAAAGAATACTCCGCAAGTGACTATAGAAAATGCTTGTTTTAAGGATCATTTAATCAGTAGTGGAAAAACTCTTTTTGATGAGAATTGCGCAACTTGTCATAAATCGGATGGAAGTGGAAATATAGGTCCCAATTTAACAGATGATTATTGGATCAATACGAAAGAAAAAGATTTGTTTAAAAATATCTTCTCTATTATATGGAATGGAAGCGATAATAATCAAACTATGCGTGCTTTTGGAAAATCAGGAGAAATTAAAGGAAATGATATTGAAAAGATATCCAGTTATGTTTATTTTATTAATCAAAAATCTAAAAAACCTTTAACATTTAAGGATCCTCAAGGAAAAAAAATAACAGAGTGGAGCAAAATGTAAATACTACTGTATACTTATGTACATTATACATTTCGATTTTTATATTATCGTTTAGTTTTTCTATTTTATAAAATTTGAATGATGAAAATAAAATTCAATTGGGATACCGGAATATTGTTATCTTTAGTTATTTTTATAATCTTTATTATTTATGTTGCCTTTTTTTTCCCCCATGTAGGGAGCCAACTTGTATCAGACAGATATTATGAAGAAGAAATGAAATATCAAGAAATTATAAATGAAAAGAAAAATGTGTTAGAACTCCCTGAGAAAATAAAAATTTTCATTTTATCTTCTGGAATTGAAATTCAATTTCCACTTATTAATTATGATTTTTATGGATTTTTTACTTTATTTAGATCATCTTCTAAAGATTTGGATCTTACGAGATCTTTCAAAATATCGAAGTCTTCAAAAAAAAGATTATTTATTCCTAAAAAATTTTTGAAAAAAGGATATTATAAACTTATAATTAGGTGGAAATCAAATAAAAAATATTTTTTTGAGGAAAATATTTATTGGAAATAAAAAAATTTTTTTCAAAAACCCTATTTCTATTTCAAAATTATTAATAAATATTTTAACATAATGAGAAAAAACATAAGTAGTTTTCGTGAAGAATCTTTAAATTATCATAGCAAATTTCCTTCTGGAAAAATACAAATTACACCTACAAAAAAATATAGCAGTCAAAGAGATCTTTCTCTTGCTTATTCTCCAGGAGTAGCAGAGCCTTGTAAAGAAATAGCTCGTTCTTCTAAAGAAGTATATAAATACACTTCTAAAGGAAATCTTGTCGCAGTCATTACTAATGGATCAGCAGTATTAGGACTTGGAGATATTGGAGCATTAGCTTCTAAACCGGTTATGGAAGGAAAAGCTCTTTTATTCAAAATTTTTTCTGGAATTGATGTCTTTGATATAGAAATAGACGAATCTGATCCAGAAAAATTTATAGAAACAGTAAAAGCTATTGCTCCTACTTTTGGAGGGATTAATTTAGAAGATATAAAAGCTCCAGAAGCTTTTGAAATAGAAAGAAGACTTAAAAAAGAATTAAGTATTCCTGTTATGCATGATGATCAACATGGAACAGCTATTATTTCAGGAGCGGCATTACTTAATGCAATCGACTATGTTGGAAAAAAAATTCATGAAATTAATATGGTTGTTAATGGAGCAGGAGCAGCAGCCATATCCTGCACAAGAACTTATAAACAACTTGGGATTAACTCTAAAAATATTCTTATGTTTGATAGTAAAGGCTTGTTACATTCTTCTAGAACTGATTTGAATCAAGAAAAAAAAGAATTTGCTGTAAATACTTATCCAATCCAAAAACTGGATAAAGCTATCAAAAATGCAGATGTTTTTATTGGATTATCTATAGGAGGAGTATTAACTCCTAACATGTTGAAAAGTATGGCAAAAAATCCAATTGTGTTTGCTATGGCTAATCCTGATCCAGAAATAGATTACAACTTAGCAATTAAAGTCCGTCCAGATGTTATTATGGCAACTGGAAGAAGTGATTATCCAAATCAAGTTAACAATGTTTTAGGGTTTCCTTATATTTTCAGAGGAGCACTAGATGTTCATGCTAGTGTAATTAATGATGAAATGAAATTAGCAGCTGTACATGCTATAGCTTCTTTAGCGAAAGAATCTGTTCCAGAACAAGTGAACATTGTTTATAATAAAAAAAATATTTCTTTTGGAAAAGAATATATTATTCCAAAACCTTTTGATAATCGTTTGATTACTCGTGTTGCTCCTGCTGTAGCAAAAGCAGCTATGGATTCTGGAGTAGCAAGAAATCCAATATTAGATTGGAAAATCTATCAAGAAAAATTACTTGATAGAATGGGATATGAAAGTAAAATGCTTCGAATGATTCAAAATCGAGCGCGTACAAATCCTAAAAAAATTATTTTTTGTAATGGAGAAGAATACGATATATTAAAATCTGTTCAAATTCTTCATGAAGAAGGAATTATTTCTGTTCCTGTCGTTTTAGGAAATGAATATCGAATCAAACGTTTAATAAATGAAAATAAACTGGACGTTGAATTAGAAATTATAGATCCAGAAAAAGAAGAAAATAGAAAGAAAGTAGAATACTTTTCTCAAATTCTTTGGAAAAGAAGAAACAGAAAAGGTTTGACTTTATACGATTCAAAAATACGTATGCGTAGCAATGATCACTTTGGAGCCATGATGGTAGATCAAGGAGAAGCAGACGCAGTAATTACAGGATATTCAAGAAGCTTTTCATTAAGTTTACGTCCGATGTTAGAAGTTATAGGTAGAGCAAATTCCGTTCACAAAACAGCAGGAATGATGATTTTATTAACAAAACGTGGTCCTTTATTTTTAGCAGATACGGCTGTAATTCCAGATCCAACAAGTGAAGAATTAGCTAGAATAGCTTTAATGGCTTCTCATGTAGTTAAAGGATTTGATATTGAACCGCATATAGCAATGTTATCTTTTCAAAATTTTTCATCTAATTCAAAAACATCTTCTAAAGTATCTAAAACAGTAGATTTTTTGCATAAAAAATATCCAAACTTAATAGTAGATGGAGAATTACAACCTGATTTTGCTTTAAATGAATTTTTATTAGCTAGCAAATTTCCTTTCTCTAAGCTAGTTAAAAAGAGAGCAAATATTTTTATTTTTCCAAATTTAGAATCAGGAAATTTAACTTATAAATTTATTAGAGGATTAGGAGACGTTCAAACTATTGGACCTGTTATGTTAGGAATGCGAAAACCAGCACATGTTATGCAAATGCAATCCAGTATAGAAGAAATAGTTAATTTAGCAACTTTGTCTGTAATTGATGCACAAATTAGGAAGAATTAAAAACATGTGTTTTAATAAATACTTTTTTTCCAAAAAGAATTCTAACTTTTTTTTCAAAAAAAGTAGGAATAGAACTAGATGTATAAAAAATAGGAAACTTACTATTCCAGTTTGGATGAATACACAATAATTTTTCTTCATATAATTTTTTTTTTATTTCCTGTACTACTATTTTTTGTATATCAATTAAGTGAACTTTTCCATGATAAAATTTATCTATTTCTTGTTTAAGAAATAGATAATGAGTGCAGGCTAGTAAAAGTGTATCTATTGATTTAAAATGATTTAAATAATTTTTTAGAACATTTTTTTTAATTTTCAACCCTTTCTCAATCATTGGAGCCAATAAAGGTGTAGATATTTGAAATACATCTAAATGATGATAATATTTTTTTATTTTTTTTATATAAAAATTTGAACGTATTGTAGCAGGCGTGGCAATTATTCCTATTCTTTTGGAAAAAAGAAAAATTTGATTTTTCACTATAGGATCTATGACATTAAATATTAATATTTTTCTATGAAATATTCTGTGAATAGATTCTAAAGAATTAGATGTTATTGAATTACAGGCAATAACTAGAGCTTTACATCTTTTTTTATAAAGAAAATAAGCTATTTTCATAGAATTCTCTATAATAAATTCCTTAGACTTTTCTCCATAAGGCATATTTTCAGTATCTCCAAAATAAATAAAATCTTCATTAGGCATACGAATTTTTATTTCTTTAGCTATAAGAAGTCCGCCTATTCCAGAATCAAATATTCCTATTGGAGATAATGGACTTATTTTCATATTATAAAATTTAATTATTGAAAGGAAAACGAATCATTATGGTCAATACAGATAAAAAAAACAAAAATAAAATCGTATTAGTAATTTTTCCTTTTTGATATAATTTATTGTAGAAAAAAATGAATATCAAAAACCCAATCATCATCATAATTGGATGTTCTATAAATTTAAAACGATTTTTTTCTTGTTTTAAAATCTGAATCATTCCATTATTCTTGTATAAAGAAAAAAAGTAGGAATTAATTAGCAATAAACCGATAAAAATTTGAATAATCATAGTGAATACGGTCCCATTCAATATAATTTTAAAAAAAAACGTTCCTTCATTAACTTTTAGTCCGTAACATTTTCTCCATAAAAGATGGATCATTAGCATGACTAAAAAAGTAAGAACTAAAAAAGCTGTGTAATGATGGAATTTTAAAAAATATTTCATGCAAAAATCAATTAGAAAATAATTTTCTATTGAATTTTTTTTTCAATCTAGATGCTTTATTAACATGTATAATATTTTTTTTAGCTAATTTATCTATCATAGAAATTACAATATAATGTTTTTCCTTGTTTTTTTCTTTTAATAATTTTTTCATGGATGTTTTTGTGCTCTTATATGCATATTTGTTACGTAAACGTCTAGTATAGTTTTGTCTAATTCTTTTTAGAGAAGATAAATGATTTGCCATAATCACTAAAATTATAGTAGTAGCCCATAGGGGAATCGAACCCCTCTTTCCAGGATGAAAACCTGACGTCCTAACCAATAGACGAATGGGCCTGATCAAAAAAATAGGAATACAAATTAAATTTTTTTTGTATTTAATACAAGTATTTTGTTTATATTTGGTAAGCTATTGGAATTTCTTTTAAATAGTAAAAAATATCTTTGTTATAAACTCTAAAATTGTTTTACTTATAGTTTTTTATTATCATTTTATTTCTTTTTCATTATATGGAAATATAGAACATAAAAAAAAATATGAAAGAATTTTTTCCAGAAAAAAAAAGGAAACGCCATACAGTAATAACTGTAAAAATTATTTTCAAATCATTAATCAAAAACTTTTTTTTAAGGAGAAAACAGAATGTATTATAGAAAAAGCTAAAAATTATATGTTTACTCCATATCTATATGGAGGAAAGACTAAAACAGGAATAGATTGTTCTTCTTTTATAAAAAATATTTTCGATTCTTATAAAATATCTTTACCACGTATTTCTTATCATCAAGCCAAAAAAGGTTTTTTCGTTCCTAAAAAACAAATAGGAAAAGGAGATCTATTATTTTTTGCTACAGGAACGTCTAGAAAAATAAATCATGTAGGAATGGTAATCCACGTTAGTCCCAGAAATGTATTTTTCATTCATGCTTCTACGTCTAATGGTGTAACTATCTCTCAATTATATCAAAAATACTGGAGTCATCGATTTATTATGGCAAGAAGAATTCTTTATTATTCATGATAATCAATTGAAAATCCTAAAAATTTTAAATCTTTCCAAAAGTTAGGATATGATTTTTCGACAACATTTGGATCCTCTATTTGTAAAAAAGAAGAACATAATCCAAATGGAGAAAAAGACATTGCCATTCTGTGATCCTGATAGGTTTTTATTCTTACAAAAGAATTGATTTTTTTAGAAAAAAAATCAGTGATCTCTAGACAAGAATCTGTAATTTTTGTTATTACTCCAAATTTTAATAATTCTTCTTTTAATGCTTTCAGCCTATCTGTTTCTTTAATTTTTAATGTCTCCAATCCTTTTAAACTACATTTGATTCCAAGTGCAGCACAAGTAACAACAATAGTTTGTGCAATATCTGGAGTTTTATTTAAATTTAATTCAATGAATTTTTGGGAAAAAAAATTAAATTTTTTATTTAACGTAATTGCATTTTTTTCAAAAACAGTAGAAACCCCAAAATTTTTATCATATATAGAAGCAACTTTTCTATCTCCTTGTAAACTTTCATTGCTATATGAAGATAAAGTAATGTGACTTTTTCTTGAAATCGCCACCATAGAATAGTAGTAAGAAGCAGAGCTCCAATCTGATTCTATATAAAAGTATTTTTTTCCTTCATATTTTTTTGGATAGATATGGATTACTTTTTCTTTCCAAGAAGTTTTTACTCCTGATAAAGTTAGTAAATCAAAAGTCATTTTGATATATGGAATAGATGTAATATTTCCTTTTAGATAAATTTCGAGTCCTTTTTCAAATTGACTTGATATTAACATCAAAGAACTAATATATTGACTACTGATTTTGGCATCTATATCTATTTTTCCTCCTAAAATTTTTTTTCCAAGAATTTTTATTGGAGGATATCCCTTCTTTTCCAAATAATAAATTTCAGATCCTAGTTCTCTTAGAGCTTCTACAAGTACAGAAATAGGTCTTTCTTTCATTCTATTTGATCCTGTTAAAACGATTTCTTTTCCCTCTTGGATAGCGAAATAAGAGGTCAAAAAACGCATAGCAGTTCCAGCATGATGAATATCTAATATGTTAGAAGTACTATTTAAACTTTTTTTTAAGACTTCTGTATCTTCAGAATTTGAAATATTTTCAATCTGAATATCGTCCTTATAAATGGCCTTTAAAATTAAAAGACGATTAGACACACTTTTAGATCCAGTTATAGATATAGAACCGAATAAAGAACTTTTTTCTTTATAAATCTTAATGTAAGAAGACATATTTTACTTTAATTTTTCATTTTCATGGTGTCTCATATGATCTCTAATTTGTTTTTTCTTTAGTTTTTTGTGAAAAGATTTTTCTAAATTAATTCCATTTTGATTCGCTAAACAAACTAGAACAAACAAAACATCTGATAATTCTTCTCCAAGATCCTCATTTTTTTGACAATTTTTTTTATTAGATTGTTCTCCATAGTGTCTAGCAATAATTCTAGAAACTTCACCGACTTCTTCCGATAAAAGAATAGTGTTGGTCAATACGTCAAAATAACGAACTCCATGATTCATAATCCAATTATGAACTAATTTTTGTATATTTTTGATTTCCAAATTTTATTGTTTTTTCTTTTTTTTCAATAAAGACTTTACGTTATTGACAATAGAATCACGATCAACATTATATTTTTTCAAAAGTTCCATGGGTTTTCCACTTTCTCCAAAAATATCATTAACAGCTACTAAATTTTGAGGA
This genomic window from Blattabacterium cuenoti contains:
- a CDS encoding CcoQ/FixQ family Cbb3-type cytochrome c oxidase assembly chaperone, whose amino-acid sequence is MISFFKKYFTEEKNVGIFQSIMLILFLLVFFFILFFVFSKPKKYYEEISLIPLEGEKKRKGYEI
- a CDS encoding FixH family protein; translated protein: MMKIKFNWDTGILLSLVIFIIFIIYVAFFFPHVGSQLVSDRYYEEEMKYQEIINEKKNVLELPEKIKIFILSSGIEIQFPLINYDFYGFFTLFRSSSKDLDLTRSFKISKSSKKRLFIPKKFLKKGYYKLIIRWKSNKKYFFEENIYWK
- a CDS encoding NADP-dependent malic enzyme, with protein sequence MRKNISSFREESLNYHSKFPSGKIQITPTKKYSSQRDLSLAYSPGVAEPCKEIARSSKEVYKYTSKGNLVAVITNGSAVLGLGDIGALASKPVMEGKALLFKIFSGIDVFDIEIDESDPEKFIETVKAIAPTFGGINLEDIKAPEAFEIERRLKKELSIPVMHDDQHGTAIISGAALLNAIDYVGKKIHEINMVVNGAGAAAISCTRTYKQLGINSKNILMFDSKGLLHSSRTDLNQEKKEFAVNTYPIQKLDKAIKNADVFIGLSIGGVLTPNMLKSMAKNPIVFAMANPDPEIDYNLAIKVRPDVIMATGRSDYPNQVNNVLGFPYIFRGALDVHASVINDEMKLAAVHAIASLAKESVPEQVNIVYNKKNISFGKEYIIPKPFDNRLITRVAPAVAKAAMDSGVARNPILDWKIYQEKLLDRMGYESKMLRMIQNRARTNPKKIIFCNGEEYDILKSVQILHEEGIISVPVVLGNEYRIKRLINENKLDVELEIIDPEKEENRKKVEYFSQILWKRRNRKGLTLYDSKIRMRSNDHFGAMMVDQGEADAVITGYSRSFSLSLRPMLEVIGRANSVHKTAGMMILLTKRGPLFLADTAVIPDPTSEELARIALMASHVVKGFDIEPHIAMLSFQNFSSNSKTSSKVSKTVDFLHKKYPNLIVDGELQPDFALNEFLLASKFPFSKLVKKRANIFIFPNLESGNLTYKFIRGLGDVQTIGPVMLGMRKPAHVMQMQSSIEEIVNLATLSVIDAQIRKN
- a CDS encoding C40 family peptidase translates to MFTPYLYGGKTKTGIDCSSFIKNIFDSYKISLPRISYHQAKKGFFVPKKQIGKGDLLFFATGTSRKINHVGMVIHVSPRNVFFIHASTSNGVTISQLYQKYWSHRFIMARRILYYS
- a CDS encoding cbb3-type cytochrome c oxidase N-terminal domain-containing protein, which produces MRSRVPSFIMIPSFLSVIIFMFYVFFRSYNHISYLVHPITIFFLIITTILLWILEFINNLIFRKKLQSLAEEEKRKIFEENEGNYFYRLYKFIFHDPKKMNDGVKKIDHGFDGIIELDNQLPMWWVHLFYLTIVFSAIYFFAYLTIDFSNSYKEYEISYKNQLKEIEIFEKNTPQVTIENACFKDHLISSGKTLFDENCATCHKSDGSGNIGPNLTDDYWINTKEKDLFKNIFSIIWNGSDNNQTMRAFGKSGEIKGNDIEKISSYVYFINQKSKKPLTFKDPQGKKITEWSKM
- the rpsT gene encoding 30S ribosomal protein S20, coding for MANHLSSLKRIRQNYTRRLRNKYAYKSTKTSMKKLLKEKNKEKHYIVISMIDKLAKKNIIHVNKASRLKKKFNRKLFSN
- the murI gene encoding glutamate racemase, with product MKISPLSPIGIFDSGIGGLLIAKEIKIRMPNEDFIYFGDTENMPYGEKSKEFIIENSMKIAYFLYKKRCKALVIACNSITSNSLESIHRIFHRKILIFNVIDPIVKNQIFLFSKRIGIIATPATIRSNFYIKKIKKYYHHLDVFQISTPLLAPMIEKGLKIKKNVLKNYLNHFKSIDTLLLACTHYLFLKQEIDKFYHGKVHLIDIQKIVVQEIKKKLYEEKLLCIHPNWNSKFPIFYTSSSIPTFFEKKVRILFGKKVFIKTHVFNSS
- a CDS encoding MazG nucleotide pyrophosphohydrolase domain-containing protein, coding for MEIKNIQKLVHNWIMNHGVRYFDVLTNTILLSEEVGEVSRIIARHYGEQSNKKNCQKNEDLGEELSDVLFVLVCLANQNGINLEKSFHKKLKKKQIRDHMRHHENEKLK
- a CDS encoding 3-phosphoshikimate 1-carboxyvinyltransferase; this translates as MSSYIKIYKEKSSLFGSISITGSKSVSNRLLILKAIYKDDIQIENISNSEDTEVLKKSLNSTSNILDIHHAGTAMRFLTSYFAIQEGKEIVLTGSNRMKERPISVLVEALRELGSEIYYLEKKGYPPIKILGKKILGGKIDIDAKISSQYISSLMLISSQFEKGLEIYLKGNITSIPYIKMTFDLLTLSGVKTSWKEKVIHIYPKKYEGKKYFYIESDWSSASYYYSMVAISRKSHITLSSYSNESLQGDRKVASIYDKNFGVSTVFEKNAITLNKKFNFFSQKFIELNLNKTPDIAQTIVVTCAALGIKCSLKGLETLKIKETDRLKALKEELLKFGVITKITDSCLEITDFFSKKINSFVRIKTYQDHRMAMSFSPFGLCSSFLQIEDPNVVEKSYPNFWKDLKFLGFSIDYHE